CAGAATGTTATTGTCAGTATGCTATCTCAATTGCCATAATGTCTCTAGGTTAAAATAATTCTGCTTGGAACATGAAATATTCATTTCCGAGTCACGTTGTCCAGCACCTGTGGTCCAGTGGTAACGTTTTTGATGTCCTCGGTCTCAGGTTCAAAACctgccacagcttaaattttgaataaaaatgaacAGCAATGGCCACTGAAGACTTTGGCATAAAAAAATCACCCTCATCTTGCCAAcaaccttgtcaaagaggacagaggagcagacagagattccttggggtgggaaactgctcctaaaaagcggcagaatcagcaatgatcaacagcacaagaatgcagaaggcattggagaccactgcattaaagacaaataacatGTATTCATATGACATGTGGACTACAACTGAACAAGTGTCaagatgatctcttcattggtgaaagattctggactagtcccccACTTGGATCTCCAGGGAGGGGgatctgccaagggggaggtgaccaagagaaaaaagactgaaaaatcaaagaaaggataATCTTCTAGGAGTGGGGGTAGGAAACGTAAGGAGTTTGAAAGTGGTCAGGAAACTAGAAAACCTAAAAAGGTAAATGTTAAAGCTCAGTCTAcatatagtgggagtcagtgaagtgaaatggaaagaagataaggatttctggtcacatgagtatagggtaatatcaacaggagtagaaaatggtataacaggagcaggatttgttatgaatagaaaggcAGGGCAAAGAGTGAGCTACTCTCAACAGTTCACTGATAAGGCTGCTGTCATAAGAATTGACAGCAACCCAACACTAAAAACAACATTTCTGGTATGCATGGGAATGTAACaagcagaagcagaagaaatgcaGGAAATACATAGGAATATTGGACAGGTAATCCAgtatgttaagggagatgaaaatctaatagtcacaggGGATTGGAATGAGGTTGtaatggaaggagtagaagaaagggttatgggagaatatgagcttggtaccaggaataagagaggagaaagactaattgagttctgccataaatttcagcttgtcacagcaaatactctgttcaagaatcacatggagaggaggtatacttggaaaaggccaggagaaatGGGAAGAACTCAGATTAAAATCATGGTCAGctagagattcagaaatcagatattggattgtaaggcgtgcccaggagcagacatagattaagatcacaatttaataatgaagaagagtacgctgaagttgaAGAGACTAGTTGGCAAAAGATATTGCACAAAGAAATGGGATATAGAAGCATTACGGAATGaaaagatatgcttgaagttctccgaGGCTACCAATTGTGCAAGAGATATCTAAAAAGGGCAACTAcataagatggaaagaaaaacacagggtCTAGGAAGGCAGCTGTGAAGAAATCACGGATAacataaggaatagttcagttgaTCAATAGAAGAagtagtacaaaaatgtttatgGAAATTTAAGAATACAgtcatacaagtcacttaggaatgaaacaaataggatgtgcagggaagctatggcaaaatggctacatgaaatatgcgaggaaatcaaaaaagaaatgatcatcTGAAGGACTGACTTTAAAacagtctgtgaaattaaaagcaagctcAGAAACATTAAGACTCCAAttggaattccaatgttaaatgcagagaacagaGCAAATGTGTGGATCGAGAACAGTGAAGGGTATATGAGAAggaggaggacttgtctgatgacgtgacagaaaaacaaacagtagtcaacagggaagagataggggatccagaatttgaaacagctttggaagacttcagatcacagaatttctaaaatcattgattggagtagcaacaaaatgactattcatgtttgtGTGTACAATCTATGGTACTAGCATTATGGTATAGACTTTGGGAAaaacataatccacacaattctggAGATAGCAAAAACCGACATGTGCAACAATTATCGCACGGTCAACTTAACAGCTTATGCAACCAAGTTGCCGACAGGAATAGTATACtggagagtggaaaagaaaattgaggatctgttagataacaatcagtttggctttaggaaaggtaaaagcaataGAAGCAGTTCTGACATTACAGGTGACAATGGATGCAAGACAGAGGAAAAATCAATACACATTTGTAGGACTTAGAAAAagtgtttgaaaatgtaaaatggtgcaagatgtctgaaattctgagaaaaataggggtaagctatagggaaataagggtgacacacaatatgtacaagaaccatgagagaacaataagagcggaaaaccaagagcgaagtgctcggattaaaaggggtataagacaggcatgtagtctctcaccctactgttcaatctatacatcataaaaggaaggttcaagagtgggattaaaagtcaAGGTAAAAGGGTATCAATGATTAGATCGGCTGATGACGTTACTATCCTCAATGAATGTGGATTAGAATTAgagaatgtgttgaatggaatcaactgtctaataagtgcagaatatggattgagagtaaatctaagaaagatgaaagtaatgagaagtagcagaaataagaacagtgagaaactttaaatcgaaactgatgatgatgaagtcgaTGACATTAAGAAATTCTGATACCTAGGTGAGTAAATAACCCTTGaaggactgagcaaggaggacataaaaagcagacccgCCACaaccaaaaagggcatttctggacaagaaaaatctactagtaccaaacacaggtcttaatttgaggaagaaatttctgagaatgtacatttggtagtgtagcattgtatggtaatgaaacttggactgtgggaaaactggagcagaagagaatcgaagcatttgagatgtggtggtacagaagaatgttgaaaattaggtgcactaataaggtaaggaataaggacgtTCTCTGCAGAACTGCAAAGAAAGGAATGtccggaaaacaccgacaagaagaaaggacaggataataggacatgtgttCAGACAATGGAGAACAACTTccttggtactggagggagctgtggagggtaaaaattgaagaggaagacagagattggaatacacccagcaaataattgaggacataagttgcaagcgctactctgagacgaaaagattggcacaggacagAAATTCATGACAGGCCACATCAAACCCGGCGTAAGACTGATGGGATGGAAaggcaaggtgggggggggggggggggggggggagagagagagagagagagagagagagagagagagagagagagaaagtaagtcAGTCAGGTCCCTAAAGCACAATAGGTGCACGAGGATATGTACCACATACTCATCAAGGATTACCTCCATCCAAACTCACTGAGACTGTTATCTAGTAACActgtattaacaaaataattgaaaaatgttgTAGTTCAATCAAATGGGATCTATATTCTTGATGTCCAATTTCTATTGTCAGTTTCTAAGAGATGGTTGTCCACCTTAAACATAGGAGCTGTATGCAGTGCTAATTTACACAATCTATACTGTTGAACAAGTGCATGAAGACATGATGGTCTAAAAAATCCATAAAATGTACAGTTGTACCCAAGACAAGACTGGGGAGAAATTAATACAAGAAGAATTTATTAACATCTCAGATTTGCTTGCTCAGGTGTTTGAGGAATTGTTGGCTATTTGTATCCTTAACAATGACATTTTAATTACTCCAAGATATAGGTTAACTAAACCTATCGATACCAGATGCCAGCTCTATCCCACTACGTAATGGTGGCATGGCATGTGACAACATGTACACACGGATAGAGAACAGGacactgaaaatatttgtttggtgTGTATATTACTTTTTGGAATGTAAgtagtggtgacagactgatctgtagtgtagcctgaTGCCAAGATTAGTTTGAAAGGTTTGGTTGGTTAAAAGTTGGTGGAGCAGTATCCAATGCTTCAGTTAATCCAAAATATTCATGTAAATTGGAATTTCATGCAGTGAGAGATGTTACCCTCATGTTCAAGAGATGCTAAGCCTGCAGGTTTTAAGTTTTGTAATAATCTATCATCATGAATGAACAACTTCTTATAGTTAGGACATCTGTTCAGGCTCATTATCTTAACCTACCATTTTTTTATTCAAATTATTGGCTAGAAATGCAGACAGGTAAATTTAATTAGGACCTTAAACGTAAATTTTTGAACTGCTTCATAGACAATACAAATACACTGCAAAAAACCTATACATTCAATTGGCTAACATAAGCAGAAAAGCAGTTGTTGAAGTTTGGGCTATTCAGTCACCACATAAACTACAGAAGATATATTTATGCTGTAGGTTATATAATGAGCTGGTGTGCATTGTGACTGCACACTGTAATTGGCTACTTGAAAATTCAGTTACAGTGATGAGAGACATTGGTAACATTGAACTTCTGGAAGCTATCAATGAATACAGTATGCCTATTCAGTATCTTATGCAACTTCATTACACACATTTAACCTCCATCTGTTATCTGACAATTTCAGAGAGGTTTTCAGTCTTCTGTTAAAGTTTCTGTGACTCTTTAGCATGCTTTTTCCTTTCAAGACAAGCAAGACAATTGTTTCAAATCAAGTACTTAACTCATCTGTGTATGAGACTCATGGTAATTCTTATTATTGACAAACTAAGATGCAAAAACCAAAGATTTCCGTTACAGTTAATTCACACTACCACAGGCGTCTGCAACGATCGAGGGGGGGCCGCACTATTACACTTATCTTTATCTCACAGTCCATTCTGTGCAGATGGACACTGTTCTTATCTGTCTTTAAGGTTTAATGCAGCATTAACACCGTGACAACTAAGAATTGGGGGTAATGAGCGTAACTTACTGTGAAATTCTTGAAACTATTCAAAATTTAACAGGTAGGCTACATAAGTAATTTCATACAATGAGATGCAACAAGAAAAATGAAAACTACACAAAGATATTAACGAAGTTAGACGTTTGTGAAAATACTACATCATTTACCTGATTACTGTCCAGAACCACCTGACTGTCCATGAACTACTTAGAGCACATGAGATCAAGAAGTTGAAGTGTCAGATAATATTACAATCTATCACTGTATTACCTTCTTTAAGGACCAGTATTCATTTGTACTACTAAATGTGGTAGTTCACAAATCAGAATCTAAGTAAAATCAACCACTGCTTCAGATATGACTTTATCACGTCACAAGCACTTGGCAGAACAATTCAGACTACTTCAAATGACATCATTCAGAATAAGTAGAGGTAATCGGAAGTTGAAATTCCACACTTCAGCTTTGATCAGAAGTCAACGAAATCGACAACGCACTCAGACCAATGACATTTAGTTATAATTACTCTCAACATAATTTAAAGAAATTGCTCTTTACACTTACACCAAACAGTATCAAGACGATTAATGGAAGTGGTTTGATGAGAAACATCCATTCGTCAAGTAATCTCGAGTAGACTTGACGAGTTATGAGGCCAATCCATATGCTCGCGAAAAGGCTCACGCCTAAAAGCCACTCCATAAGCTTTGTCATTTTAACGTCTGCAAGAAATAGTCTTGTTACACCCACACTACGATTTCGAGACCGGAATACACAACAATCAACTCGCTTTATAATTTATCGTTTTCCTTTTAAAACAATGATACATTACATTGAAACATAGCCAGAAAATCGTCACTGAAGTCAGCACAATGAAGCCCCAGCAGTAAGGAAATCGCTACACATGACAACGTCAACATACAGCCCATAACATTCCACACGCATTCCAATCAACACGTTGTCAATGTCAACATAACACGTTAACCAACGATGTTTACAGTACTCAATATTCAATTCAGAGATACCACAGtctattattttccttttttattggCTTCTAGCATACAAAATTTTTAGGCATCACAAGTAAATGGACTAACACATATAACAAGGTAACATTTTTTCTTCGTCATACATACTGTTTAGGGCATACATTCATatgttttcagatcaaaattaCTGTAATCAGATTACGAAACACGGTTGACTCCtgaaattttatttgttaattaagTTCTTTAGTTAAGTTCAATTCATTTTagatttttatgtcttctttcGCTGTAAACCGGGATATGGCATCGTATGTACTCCTGGTTGTGTCTCCGAGAATTTGGATCGTTCAAAATGGCTGGCAGTGACAAAGTCTTAAGAGGTCCTTTAAAGAGTTACCTCTGCCTTCCTCATAGCGTCTACACTGAAATAAGATGTGATTTACATCACCAATTGTTTCCTCTTCACATTGACAGAGGGGTGTCTCTGATACGCCGATTATATGTAAATGGGCAGGGGCAGATCCATGATTGAGACGCATTCTCACAATGGACGTTGTAATTTTCCTTGAATGTTTAAAGTTCGCAAGCCCCTTGTCTTGGTATGAATGTCTGTATACGTGCATAGCTTTTACCTCTTCTTTGTTGGCTTTCATTCCATTCTTCCTGCCATGAGAGAATCGCTTGTTGTTTCACTTTTAGGAGGTATTCTGTCTATGGGAGTTTAATGTACATGGCAGTCGCAACACtccgtctcgtttttgttacccacaGCTGTAGCAGCGCTCCAAGGAGccagcaagcgacacttctgaaATACGATATCCGAATACGATATCCGATGAGTGCGAATACTAATGTTTTTATTGAATTATGACATAGTTTTTATAGCAGGGAGTGTATGTAGTGCCACGAAAaccgacaataactaaaaaattacaccACTTTTGTGATTATTTATTTTCCTAAGGACGTTGGGAGATACGAAACGGTGCTTTACGGGATTCTCTTGTAACGTAAAAACATTTACTGAATGATGTCGTTTTCTCCCAATGACAAAAAATGATAGTAAACTCCACAAGACCTGACTTTTTAACAGAAACACGTCGTACACCTATTCGACAAGTAGAGTTTGCTTCCCtacattttcagccaaatcggtgaatgt
This sequence is a window from Schistocerca serialis cubense isolate TAMUIC-IGC-003099 chromosome 7, iqSchSeri2.2, whole genome shotgun sequence. Protein-coding genes within it:
- the LOC126412511 gene encoding dolichol-phosphate mannosyltransferase subunit 3, which encodes MGCMLTLSCVAISLLLGLHCADFSDDFLAMFQYVKMTKLMEWLLGVSLFASIWIGLITRQVYSRLLDEWMFLIKPLPLIVLILFGLYSIAVILWRVYNFNNCEDAAKELQMEIQEAKDDLRKKGFVFDSDR